In one Stenotrophomonas maltophilia genomic region, the following are encoded:
- a CDS encoding sensor histidine kinase, with product MGRRLDTAAPSSVRGTAPPAHRLGGLHDGMDARIARHDWSGTPLGPTGRWPAHLRATVDMMLAHGFPMIILWGQELIQLYNDGYAEILADKHPAGLGQPTRDCWPEVWHINGPIYDRVWQGETVTFEDKLYPLARQGRLEDVWFTITYSPLRGEEGQVGGVLVTMFETTAAHVAQAAREREERRRQESDRRLALAFKVLPVGLCIVDAQGRMQLSNDQMRAYLPSSQVPSADPVNQHRWQGWHADGSPIAPEDFAIARALRGETVVPGLEFQFTHEDGCVRWTRVAAAPLRDVDGEVTGVFAIAVDIDDLKRATERQAVLLAELQHRVRNIMATIHAIAWRTRESVDSVDEYADRLCARLMSLSRTQTLLTRSANAGVSLRGMLDQEIAVQGHAPDGFLLQGEEDVLLPPKAAEVLSLAVHELASNALTHGASVHSDTRIEVSWSMQDIDGEAWLDLHWCERRAVNDDWIVPSHRGLGRALVEQRIPYELGGSGELAFSPQGVDAWIRLPLRERDSLLQTDATSSLSPPRG from the coding sequence ATGGGCCGGCGATTGGATACCGCTGCTCCCTCGTCCGTGCGCGGCACAGCACCTCCGGCGCATCGTCTGGGTGGACTGCATGACGGCATGGATGCGCGCATCGCGCGCCATGACTGGTCAGGGACGCCGCTTGGCCCGACTGGGCGGTGGCCGGCGCATCTGCGCGCCACCGTGGACATGATGCTGGCTCATGGGTTTCCCATGATCATCCTGTGGGGCCAGGAGCTCATCCAGCTCTACAACGACGGCTATGCCGAGATCCTTGCCGACAAGCATCCCGCTGGCCTGGGGCAGCCCACCCGCGACTGCTGGCCCGAGGTCTGGCACATCAACGGGCCGATCTACGACCGGGTCTGGCAGGGTGAGACCGTCACGTTCGAGGACAAGTTGTACCCGCTGGCCCGGCAGGGCCGGCTGGAGGACGTCTGGTTCACCATCACCTACAGTCCGCTCCGCGGCGAGGAAGGGCAGGTGGGCGGTGTGCTGGTCACCATGTTCGAGACCACGGCAGCGCACGTGGCACAGGCCGCGCGTGAGCGCGAGGAGCGGCGGCGGCAGGAGAGCGACCGGCGCTTGGCGCTGGCGTTCAAGGTACTGCCGGTCGGCTTGTGCATTGTCGATGCGCAGGGGCGGATGCAGCTGTCGAACGACCAGATGCGCGCCTATCTTCCCAGCAGCCAGGTGCCCTCGGCCGATCCGGTCAACCAGCACCGATGGCAGGGCTGGCATGCCGATGGCAGCCCGATCGCACCCGAGGATTTCGCCATCGCACGGGCCCTGCGCGGAGAAACCGTGGTGCCCGGACTGGAGTTCCAGTTCACCCATGAGGATGGGTGTGTCCGCTGGACGCGGGTCGCGGCGGCGCCGCTGCGAGATGTCGACGGCGAGGTGACGGGCGTGTTCGCCATCGCGGTGGACATCGATGATCTCAAGCGTGCCACCGAGCGGCAGGCGGTATTGCTGGCCGAGTTGCAGCACCGCGTGCGCAACATCATGGCCACGATCCACGCCATCGCCTGGCGCACACGCGAGTCGGTCGACAGCGTGGACGAGTACGCTGACCGCCTGTGCGCACGCCTCATGTCGCTTTCTCGCACGCAGACCCTGCTCACCCGCAGCGCCAATGCCGGGGTGAGCCTGCGTGGCATGCTGGATCAGGAGATCGCGGTGCAGGGACACGCGCCCGACGGATTCCTTCTGCAGGGCGAGGAGGACGTGCTGCTGCCGCCCAAGGCGGCCGAGGTGCTGTCGCTGGCGGTCCATGAACTGGCCAGCAACGCGCTCACGCACGGCGCATCGGTGCACAGCGATACGCGGATCGAGGTGTCCTGGTCGATGCAGGACATCGACGGTGAAGCCTGGCTGGACCTGCACTGGTGCGAGCGGCGCGCGGTGAACGACGACTGGATCGTCCCTTCGCATCGCGGGCTGGGTCGGGCGCTGGTCGAACAGCGCATTCCCTACGAGCTTGGCGGTAGCGGCGAACTTGCGTTCTCACCCCAGGGCGTGGATGCGTGGATCCGCTTGCCGCTGCGCGAGCGCGACAGCCTGCTGCAGACCGATGCCACCTCCAGCCTGTCGCCGCCGCGCGGGTAG
- a CDS encoding surface lipoprotein assembly modifier, translating into MRLPLFCLLLLALTATAHAQQDDLRRVLEQGNDVRHQRQDQQRLQQAEPDRPTVTLDGRTLRVERTVDDLGQALYLSLQHQQWPAAQAFLHEYIELPGHDPLLRHYAQGALARVAGEHHRAALEYEALLARQPDFLPARLELARVYAEDQRDREATSLFTAIAADIDDRDPATAGVRGRVQGYLQALQARRRWKGALSAGPAWSDNINRSSASRTCLFGVGEDCIIERRLPDAQRAPGVDYDGSLERRWALAGHHGLYVRGLAFGQAWKDNRAYNELNATVQVGYSWRSARHTLLLAPGYDYQALGNRTLQGAAGAHAEWQYALDPRSLLKLEADWKRQRYRQPGLADNYDGAMGALYATWFRALTARWTVFAGIDLADSGAADAANAYRQRGLRVGAARQWSGTTATLFLSLRERSYDAWSPLLEARRHDDEQNLIALVRSERLAVAGLVPSLSLRYTRIDSNVDWLYSHDRSLLSLKWERAF; encoded by the coding sequence ATGCGCCTCCCTCTTTTCTGCCTCCTTCTGCTGGCGCTGACCGCCACGGCGCACGCCCAGCAGGACGACCTGCGCCGCGTGCTGGAGCAGGGCAACGACGTGCGCCATCAACGCCAGGACCAGCAGCGGCTGCAACAGGCCGAACCGGATCGGCCGACCGTCACCCTCGATGGCCGGACCCTGCGCGTGGAGCGCACGGTCGACGACCTGGGCCAGGCGCTGTACCTGTCGTTGCAGCACCAGCAATGGCCCGCCGCGCAGGCCTTCCTGCACGAGTACATTGAACTTCCCGGCCATGACCCGCTGCTGCGCCACTACGCGCAGGGCGCGCTGGCGCGGGTTGCGGGCGAGCATCATCGCGCGGCCCTTGAGTACGAGGCCCTGCTGGCCCGGCAGCCGGATTTCCTGCCTGCGCGGCTTGAACTGGCGCGGGTCTACGCCGAGGACCAGCGTGACCGGGAGGCGACGTCGCTGTTCACCGCGATCGCCGCCGACATCGATGACCGCGACCCTGCCACCGCCGGCGTGCGCGGCCGGGTGCAGGGGTATCTGCAGGCGCTACAGGCGCGGCGGCGCTGGAAGGGCGCACTGTCCGCCGGACCTGCATGGAGCGACAACATCAACCGCAGTTCGGCCAGCCGCACCTGCCTGTTCGGCGTGGGCGAGGACTGCATCATCGAGCGCAGGTTGCCCGATGCCCAGCGCGCACCGGGGGTGGACTACGACGGCAGCCTGGAACGCCGCTGGGCACTGGCCGGCCACCACGGCCTGTATGTGCGCGGGTTGGCCTTCGGCCAGGCATGGAAAGACAACCGCGCCTACAACGAACTCAACGCCACTGTGCAGGTGGGCTACAGCTGGCGCAGTGCGCGGCACACCCTGCTGCTGGCCCCCGGCTACGACTATCAGGCACTGGGCAACCGTACCCTGCAGGGCGCCGCAGGCGCGCATGCGGAATGGCAATACGCACTGGACCCGCGCAGCCTGCTGAAGCTGGAGGCGGACTGGAAGCGCCAGCGCTATCGGCAACCGGGGCTGGCCGACAACTACGATGGCGCGATGGGAGCACTGTACGCCACCTGGTTCCGTGCGCTCACTGCGCGCTGGACCGTCTTCGCCGGCATCGATTTGGCCGACAGCGGAGCGGCCGACGCAGCCAATGCCTATCGCCAGCGCGGCCTGCGCGTCGGCGCGGCGCGGCAGTGGAGCGGCACGACTGCCACGCTGTTCCTTTCGCTGCGCGAGCGCAGCTACGATGCCTGGAGTCCGCTGCTGGAAGCGCGCCGGCACGACGACGAGCAGAACCTCATCGCGCTGGTACGCAGCGAACGGCTGGCGGTGGCAGGCCTGGTGCCCAGCCTGAGCCTGCGCTACACCCGCATCGACAGCAATGTGGACTGGCTGTACAGCCATGACCGCAGCCTGCTGAGCCTGAAATGGGAGCGTGCGTTCTGA
- a CDS encoding TonB-dependent receptor has translation MPSTASACHRRATTLALAICTALLPLARVPAAQAQPSTAAALRQYAIPEQSLADAVRAFGRQADAQVVFRSDLVEGRRSSAVQGQYSQMQALQRLLQGSGVRAQRGLDGTWSLRAAADAAQASAEGEGVRVTDTLDVAGRLQPEGGEARDRRGYDDVFALDLTTVYSGRDRVERFRGANPADVVKDLVGVFSGDARNSGALDINIRGIQGPGRVPVSIDGGEQALTVWRGYNGVSNRNYIDPNLIGGIQVIKGPGLVRDVHSGIGGALVIRTIDIDDVVPAGERFGGELKIEGSSNAVAPRLPRLHSGEDYRTVPGFPQGSPNSPYDDRTLVVPVQSRSGNTPFDGEDQAWRLALGLRGETVDVMAAYAWRRRGNYFSGSQGSDYYDQDPREQYEYQGIDYITTLARYFKPGDEVPNTSSEQESWLLKATWQINDDQQLKASWRHTLSHYGEIMPSRILSAPDYGRIQWPLSRVDSDAWNLEYRWQPAGSRWLDLYANLWRTETDSDTYTAGGFPNFAPGNPQWDPEASPILRNTALANARNDRTGLTVSNRFALHSSLDLTVGGNWQYESLGSRDPYFGTTDGWRMFPRAGRRQEGEGYLNLEWRPLDVLTLNAGVRYSRYWAFDDFLDAHPELLTKGVGSKQATYRVNELPERPASLQAEIDALEAEREFWESIGMGSVIDDSIRGLLAYYETPQAVEHNIAWLPDANGNYARATNPCLNGEVAAIPGVLPLFAGSDLVCSIGNTVQARPVDGSNRRQRDHAWLPTFSATAHLSPAARIYLRYSEAVRFPSMFESTIAFSSSLNPLYDLKPEHAYNYELGYVHDLSALFGNTADADVKLAYYVHKTRNVIERDAYFLFDNIDKQTIRGIELQARFDNRRFFTDLGIARTLENEVCDESSAVLLDANRGLVPNCVQDGFVSGYLLTQAIPKLSVNASLGTRLFDERLELGSRIIHYRRHENPDLQAYRDRLLAGGSSLLWQNVPFTWGNITTVDAYARWRFNEHASVELVGSNLGNRYYVDPATRSTLPAPGRTLKLGITARF, from the coding sequence ATGCCGTCCACGGCGTCTGCCTGTCACCGTCGCGCCACCACACTGGCCCTGGCCATCTGCACCGCACTGCTGCCGCTGGCCCGGGTGCCGGCCGCGCAGGCGCAACCCAGCACAGCGGCGGCGCTGCGCCAGTACGCCATCCCGGAGCAGTCGCTGGCAGACGCGGTACGCGCGTTCGGGCGCCAGGCCGATGCGCAGGTGGTGTTCCGCAGCGACCTGGTCGAAGGGCGTCGTTCCAGCGCAGTGCAGGGCCAGTACAGCCAGATGCAGGCGCTGCAGCGGCTGCTGCAGGGCAGTGGGGTGCGGGCCCAGCGAGGCCTGGATGGCACCTGGAGCCTGCGCGCCGCGGCGGACGCAGCGCAGGCATCGGCCGAGGGGGAAGGGGTGCGGGTGACCGATACGCTGGACGTCGCCGGTCGCCTGCAGCCGGAAGGCGGCGAAGCGCGCGATCGCCGTGGCTATGACGACGTGTTCGCGCTGGACCTGACCACGGTGTATTCGGGGCGGGACCGGGTGGAGCGCTTCCGCGGCGCCAACCCGGCCGACGTGGTCAAGGATCTGGTCGGCGTTTTCAGCGGCGATGCGCGCAACAGCGGCGCGCTGGACATCAACATCCGCGGCATCCAGGGGCCGGGGCGGGTGCCGGTGAGCATTGACGGCGGTGAACAGGCCCTCACGGTCTGGCGGGGCTACAACGGCGTCAGCAACCGCAACTACATCGATCCCAACCTGATCGGTGGCATCCAGGTCATCAAGGGGCCCGGCCTGGTGCGTGACGTGCACAGCGGCATCGGCGGCGCGCTGGTCATCAGGACCATCGACATCGATGACGTCGTGCCGGCGGGCGAACGCTTCGGCGGGGAGCTGAAGATCGAAGGCAGCAGCAACGCGGTGGCGCCACGCCTGCCACGCCTCCACAGCGGCGAGGACTACCGGACGGTGCCGGGTTTCCCGCAGGGGTCGCCGAACTCGCCCTATGACGACCGCACCCTGGTGGTGCCGGTGCAGTCGCGCAGCGGCAACACTCCATTCGATGGCGAGGACCAGGCATGGCGACTGGCGCTGGGCCTGCGCGGCGAGACGGTGGACGTGATGGCGGCCTATGCGTGGCGCCGGCGTGGCAACTATTTCTCCGGCAGCCAGGGCAGCGACTACTACGACCAGGACCCGCGCGAGCAGTACGAGTACCAGGGCATCGACTACATCACCACGCTGGCCCGCTACTTCAAGCCGGGTGATGAAGTGCCCAATACGTCGAGTGAACAGGAGTCGTGGCTGCTCAAGGCGACGTGGCAGATCAATGACGACCAGCAGCTGAAGGCGAGCTGGCGGCACACGCTCTCGCACTACGGCGAGATCATGCCTTCGCGCATCCTGTCGGCGCCGGACTACGGCCGCATCCAGTGGCCGTTGAGCCGCGTCGACTCGGATGCCTGGAACCTGGAGTATCGCTGGCAGCCGGCCGGCAGCCGCTGGCTGGATCTGTATGCCAATCTGTGGCGCACCGAGACCGACAGCGATACCTATACCGCGGGCGGCTTCCCCAACTTCGCGCCGGGCAATCCGCAATGGGACCCTGAAGCCAGCCCGATCCTGCGCAACACCGCTCTGGCCAACGCGCGCAACGATCGCACCGGCCTGACGGTCAGCAACCGCTTCGCGTTGCACTCCAGCCTCGACCTAACCGTAGGGGGCAACTGGCAGTACGAGAGCCTGGGTTCGCGCGATCCCTACTTCGGCACCACTGATGGCTGGCGCATGTTTCCGCGTGCCGGCCGCCGCCAGGAGGGCGAGGGCTACCTCAACCTGGAATGGCGGCCGCTCGATGTCCTCACCCTCAACGCCGGCGTCCGCTACAGCCGCTACTGGGCCTTCGACGACTTCCTCGACGCGCACCCGGAGCTTCTGACCAAGGGGGTGGGCAGCAAGCAGGCTACCTATCGGGTCAACGAGCTGCCCGAGCGACCGGCCAGCCTGCAGGCAGAGATCGATGCGCTGGAAGCAGAACGCGAGTTCTGGGAGAGCATCGGCATGGGCTCGGTGATCGATGATTCGATCCGGGGACTGCTGGCCTATTACGAAACACCGCAGGCAGTGGAGCACAACATCGCGTGGCTGCCCGACGCCAACGGCAACTATGCCCGTGCCACCAACCCGTGCCTCAACGGCGAGGTGGCTGCGATCCCGGGCGTGCTGCCGTTGTTCGCCGGCAGCGACCTGGTCTGCAGCATCGGCAACACCGTGCAGGCGCGGCCGGTGGATGGCAGCAACCGGCGCCAGCGCGATCACGCGTGGCTGCCCACTTTCTCGGCGACGGCGCATCTGTCGCCTGCCGCGCGCATCTACCTGCGCTACAGCGAAGCAGTGCGTTTCCCGAGCATGTTCGAAAGCACCATCGCCTTCTCCAGCAGCCTCAACCCGCTGTATGACCTCAAGCCGGAGCATGCCTACAACTACGAGCTGGGTTACGTGCACGACCTGTCGGCGCTGTTCGGAAACACCGCCGACGCCGACGTCAAGCTGGCCTATTACGTGCACAAGACCCGCAACGTGATCGAGCGCGATGCCTACTTCCTGTTCGACAACATCGACAAGCAGACCATCCGCGGCATCGAACTGCAGGCGCGCTTCGACAACCGCCGCTTCTTCACCGATCTGGGCATCGCCCGCACGCTGGAGAACGAGGTCTGCGACGAGAGCAGTGCCGTGCTGCTGGATGCCAACCGTGGCCTGGTCCCGAACTGCGTGCAGGACGGGTTCGTCAGCGGCTACCTGCTCACCCAGGCGATTCCGAAGCTGTCGGTCAACGCGTCACTGGGCACCCGCCTGTTCGACGAACGACTGGAGCTGGGCAGCCGCATCATCCACTACCGGCGCCACGAAAACCCGGACCTGCAGGCCTACCGCGACCGGTTGCTGGCCGGTGGCAGCAGCCTGCTCTGGCAGAACGTGCCGTTCACCTGGGGAAACATCACCACGGTGGATGCGTATGCGCGCTGGCGCTTCAACGAGCACGCCAGCGTGGAGCTGGTCGGCAGCAATCTCGGCAACCGCTACTACGTCGACCCGGCCACGCGGTCCACGCTGCCGGCGCCGGGTCGCACCCTCAAGCTGGGCATCACCGCACGCTTCTGA
- a CDS encoding Slam-dependent surface lipoprotein: MKMISRSVLAVAASFALAGAAQAADIVGAASPVTDAELYVAVGDSQVNGGPHSAGKAGIGVGTVSNARRVDFQGLASYSVPTTINGTTVRTLAMPITGAPGSHAGMGHFNFVKVGSGDVWFGEWSKDGAAGGFNNRQVYFVGDRAGTTLPAGVATYSVAGLNKFNGSNLLSGTFRANFGTGTLLGGLSGGGLSVNINATINSATASFAGAATANGSVSGTTQGQFFGANAATLAGIATFAGNSQYDTAFGGSKN, encoded by the coding sequence ATGAAAATGATCTCCCGTTCCGTCCTGGCGGTCGCCGCCTCCTTCGCCCTGGCCGGCGCGGCGCAGGCAGCCGACATCGTCGGTGCGGCCAGCCCGGTGACCGATGCCGAGCTGTATGTCGCCGTCGGTGATTCCCAGGTCAACGGTGGCCCGCACTCGGCCGGCAAGGCCGGTATCGGCGTCGGCACCGTGTCCAACGCCCGTCGCGTCGATTTCCAGGGCCTGGCCAGCTATTCGGTGCCGACCACCATCAATGGCACCACCGTACGCACGCTGGCCATGCCGATCACCGGTGCGCCGGGCAGCCACGCGGGCATGGGCCACTTCAACTTCGTCAAGGTCGGCAGTGGCGATGTCTGGTTCGGTGAATGGTCCAAGGACGGCGCCGCAGGTGGCTTCAACAACCGCCAGGTGTACTTCGTCGGCGACCGTGCCGGCACCACCCTGCCGGCCGGCGTGGCCACCTACAGCGTGGCTGGCCTGAACAAGTTCAACGGCAGCAACCTGCTCAGCGGCACCTTCCGCGCCAACTTCGGCACCGGCACTCTGCTGGGCGGCCTCAGCGGCGGTGGCCTGTCGGTCAACATCAACGCCACCATCAACAGCGCCACCGCCTCGTTCGCAGGCGCGGCCACCGCCAACGGTTCGGTCAGTGGCACCACCCAGGGCCAGTTCTTCGGTGCCAATGCCGCCACCCTGGCCGGTATCGCCACCTTCGCCGGCAACAGCCAGTACGACACCGCCTTCGGCGGCAGCAAGAACTGA
- a CDS encoding response regulator has translation MLESGDEREGLKGVRVLVAEDEFAIAMFLADYLQLKGAHVVGPAGDLRELARLVDDHPIDVALLDINLGGEQVYPLADRLSEAGTPFLLTSGYDDNLPSRFASAPRCPKPYHIDALARQLAGLVAAPRAAAGKV, from the coding sequence GTGCTGGAGTCGGGCGATGAACGGGAGGGGCTGAAGGGGGTGCGGGTGCTGGTGGCCGAAGATGAATTCGCCATTGCGATGTTCCTGGCCGACTATCTGCAGCTGAAGGGCGCACACGTCGTGGGCCCGGCCGGTGACCTGCGCGAGTTGGCGCGTCTGGTCGATGATCACCCGATCGACGTCGCCCTGCTGGACATCAACCTGGGAGGTGAGCAGGTCTACCCGCTGGCCGACCGCCTGTCCGAGGCGGGGACGCCGTTCCTGCTGACCTCCGGTTACGACGACAACCTGCCGAGCCGCTTCGCCAGCGCGCCGCGCTGCCCCAAGCCCTACCATATCGACGCGTTGGCCCGGCAGCTGGCCGGACTGGTCGCCGCACCGCGGGCTGCTGCGGGCAAGGTCTGA
- a CDS encoding host attachment protein, whose translation MARTIPEGTLVVVADGGSARVFTNVGSAQQLTLKQEGELRLQDISETGVSGQGPAGAVPKDMSIAQLNEATFAKQVAEQLNEDALNNRYAHLLLVADPTTLGRIRPLLHKETQARLLGDIAKDLTNAPLADIQRSLAG comes from the coding sequence ATGGCACGAACGATTCCCGAGGGGACGCTGGTGGTGGTGGCCGATGGTGGTTCGGCCCGGGTGTTCACCAATGTCGGCAGCGCGCAGCAGCTCACGCTGAAGCAGGAGGGCGAACTGCGGCTGCAGGACATCAGCGAGACGGGCGTCTCCGGGCAGGGCCCGGCCGGTGCCGTTCCCAAGGACATGTCCATCGCCCAGCTCAACGAAGCCACCTTCGCCAAGCAGGTGGCCGAACAGCTCAACGAGGATGCGCTCAACAACCGCTATGCCCACCTGCTGCTGGTGGCCGACCCCACCACGCTCGGACGGATCCGTCCGCTGCTGCACAAGGAGACGCAGGCACGGTTGCTGGGCGACATCGCCAAGGACCTGACCAACGCGCCGCTGGCAGACATCCAGCGCAGCCTGGCGGGGTAA